Genomic segment of Candidatus Omnitrophota bacterium:
CTTACCGATATAGGTGTTGAGCCGTATCTTGTCGCTTCAAGCCTTTTGCTTATCATGGCCCAGCGCCTTGTAAGAAGATTATGCCCCAAGTGCAAGGCCTGTGTTAAGATGCCTGACGCAATTGCTGACCGCTATGGCATAACCAAACGGGACATATTTGAGGCAAGGGGGTGTGAGTATTGTAAGAATACAGGCTACTCGGGGAGGGTCGCTATACATGAATTGCTTGAGATCACCCCTGAACTGCGTCAGCTTATCGCGGATAGAGCGGCGATGGATATGATAAGGCAGGCCGCTAAAAAGTCCGGTATGCGGACATTGGTGGAAGACGGTTTATCAAAGATAATGTCCGGCACAACAAGCGTTGAAGAGGTGATGAGTTCTGCCTTTGAATAAAGCGCGCCGGCCCATAGCAAGCCAAGAGCGGTTATAAAAGATAGTGGCCGCTTAACGGTTTACAGAGCGCGTAGTATATGTGCCGCGTTTAGCGCACAGGAGAGAATTATGCCTACTTATAAATATTATGCCAGGACAAGGCAATCCGAGTCCAAGGAAGGTTTTATTGATGTTGCCGGCGAAGACGAACTGGTAAACGCTCTTCAGGCCCAGGGGCTTGTGCTTGTTGATTTTCATAAAACTGAAAAAACAGATAAACCTTCCCTTGCCGCGGTCAAACACGTTAAGATGCATCCGGGCGTGAAACTGGACGACCTTATTACAATGGCAAAACAGCTTCAGGCGCTTCTCGGTTCAGGTATTACCCTGCTTAGAAGCTTTGAGATAATCAGCCTTCAGATACAGAGTAAAAGGCTTTATGACTGCGTTGAATCAATCAAGGCGGATATATCCGCGGGCAGCAGCCTGAAGTCCGCTTTGGAAAAACACCCAAAGGTATTTTCTAACCTTTGGGTAAACATCGTTGAGACCGGTGAGGCGACAGGCCAACTGCCGTTCGCTCTTGAACAGCTTGTAACCTATCTTGAATCATCGTCTTCTTTACAGAGAAAGATCAAGAGCGCGCTCGTATATCCTATGATAGTCCTTTGTGTGGCCGCCTGCGCCGTTATTGTGTTCATTGTAAAGGTAATACCTATGTTTGCCGGTATCTATTCCGGTTTTGGCGCCCAGCTTCCTGCTTTTACGCAGGCTGTGTTTGATGTCTGCCTTAGTATCAAGCGGTATCTGGTATTTTTCGTTGTTGCTGTAATTCTTGCGGTATTTGGCCTGCGTTATTATGCCAGTACCCATGAAGGCCGCAGGCGCATTGATTTGATATTGCTGAATGTGTTTTTAATAGGCGATATTATTAAGCAGGTTGCGGCTGTAAGATTTGCTTCGGGCCTTAATATGCTTATAAAAAGCGGAACGCCGATTTTGCACGCGCTTGACATAACTATTGAAACGGCAGGGAATATTATTGTAAAGGAAATGCTGCAGGTCGTTAAAGAGAATGTCCGGGAAGGCAGGTCAATGGCAGAGCCTTTGATAAAATGCGGGATATTCCCGGAGATGCTCGCGCATATGGTTGCCGTAGGCGAGGAATCAGGAGAACTTGCCAATATGCTTGATAGTGCTGCTAAATTTTACGGTGAAAGGGTAGATGCCACTGTTGTTAGGTTCGCTACCATGTTTGAGCCCATGCTTATAGTGGTAATTGGCGCCGTGGTCGGGACACTGATAATAGCCATGTTTTTACCCATATTCGGTATTTCAAGCGCTATGAGCAGTTGAAATGTTTTTTGTTTTTACACGATATGCTGATAACGGATACGCGGATAAGACAATAACGCGTAAAAAGTATCAGCTCTTGACAGGCGAGTGATTGAATGGTAAAATTAAAAAAAATGAGGAGGATTAGATGCTGCGTAAAAAGGGTTTTACTCTGATAGAGGTTTTGATCGTAATTATTATTTTAGGCATACTCGCCACCTTAGCCATGCCTCAATTCGCGGGCCTGGCAAAAAGGGCCTATTTTGCCGAGGCCTGGACAGGGCTTAGCTCAATGAGGACTGCCATGGAGTTATACAAGCAGGAAAACGGAAACTATGCCGGAGCCACTGTAGCCAATATACCTTTTACCACTCCGACAGGCGCCGTGTTCGCTTATTCCATAGCCAGTGTTGACGCGACCAATTATAATCTATTAGCCACCGGAAGCGGTAAGGCATCAGGCCTTACGGCATGGGTGACAGAGGACGGCGACAAAGGAAATGCGGGAGCTTGATTACGCTTCCCTGATACCGGCCCGGTTATCAGGCGTATTTGTTTTTATAAGGGATGGGTTTTAAAAAACCTGTCCCTTTATTTTTTTATACCACTCCACAGCTCTTGACAGGCGGGAGATTGAATGGTAAAATTAAACAAACAATGAGGAGGATTAGATGCTGCGTAAAAAGGGTTTTACTCTGATAGAGGTTTTGATCGTAATTATTATTTTAGGCATACTCGCCACCTTAGCCATGCCTCAATTCGCGGGCCTGGCAAAAAGGGCCTATTTTGCCGAGGCCTGGACAGGGCTTAGCTCAATGAGGACTGCCATGGAGTTATACAAGCAGGAAAACGGAAACTATGCCGGAGCCACTGTAGCCAATATACCTTTTACCACTCCGACAGGCGCCGTGTTCGCTTATTCCATAGCCAGTGTTGACGCGACCAATTATAATCTATTAGCCACCGGAAGCGGTAAGGCATCAGGCCTTACGGCATGGGTGACAGAGGACGGCGACAAAGGAAATGCCGGAGCTTAATACGCTTCCCCTGATACCAGGTCAATTATCAGGCGCATTTGTTTTTATAAGGGATGGGTTTAAAAAAACCTGTCCTTTTTTGATATAATCTTATTATGCGGTAGCTATAACAAGATTAATGGATACGCGCGCAGATAGCCGTATTTATAAAATACGCCATGATTGGCTTAGGCCTTCTATGGCGATCATAGGCCTTTTATCAGCCCTGATTTCAGGCATAAGGCCTATTGGTTGTAATGATATCTGGTTACATATCAAGACAGGCTCGCTTATCTGGAGCAGCCATCATATACCCTGCACTCAACTATATTCATTTCTGCTTGAAACCTGCGCGTGGATAGACCACAGCTGGTTGTTTCAGGCGCTTATCTATCCGATATATGATTTTGCGGGCATGCCAGGTATTATGATATTCCGCCTTGCCTTGATTGCTCTTATAGCATCCGTGCTTTTTGTTACTGCTTCCAGAACAAAACAATACATTGTTTTATCGTGTTTTACTGCTGTGGCCGCGCTTTTTGCCTGCTCCGGCCGTTTTAACATGAGGCCGGATATCATCAGCCTTTTGTTCGCGGCGATATTTTTATCCATGCTGAAGTCCTATAAGGGAGGAAGAGGCATATTTTTTCTCATCCCTATTCAGATTTTATGGGTTAATTTACATGGATATTTTATATTGGGCCCTTTTCTTGTTTTCATGTTTATATTGTCAAGAATATTGTGCCGCAAGCTTAAACTCCCCTTTGACTGGAATCTGAACGCTCTTGATAATAAATCACTTAAGGCTATTTTGCTCCTCTTTTGCGCCCTTATAGCATCGCTGGCGGTCAACCCCTATTTTTTAAAAGGGGCATTATATCCTCTTGCGATAATAAGAAATATTTCGTTAAGCGGTTTTCAGTTTTCTGTGATCAATGAACTCCGGTCCATACCGATAAATGACGCCTTATTTGCCGGCCCGCCCGCTCTCTTGCCTGCCATGGTCCTTGTTTTCTTTTATTCGCTTTTTCTTAATATAAGGCGTGTTGATATATTTGATATCATGGTTGTTGTCCCGTTTCTTTTTATAACGCTAAAGGCCGGCAGGCACGACGCGATACTGGCCCTTACGGCCGGTATTTTAACTTTGCGTAACCTTGCCTTATCGGACGGTAATCTTTTATCCGGTGCCGGTTTTTTATTTTTATCAAAGAAACGGCTCGGGCTGGCCATAAGCAAGGTGCTGTCCGCGGCCGTATATATAATTATTTTCTGTGGCATTTTTTTTTATGCGCGGAATTTTATTATAGCCATAACGGCAAAGCGCGTGTGCGATCTTAAGGGCAATTGGGCCAGCATTGTGTTTTTGCCTAATGTTTCAGGTTTGTCCTCATCCAGGCCTGAAGGCGCTGTGCGCTTTATAAAGGATAAAGGTATAAAAGGCAATATCTTTAATAGTTTTAATAACTCGGCCTATCTTATATTCGGCCTTTACCCTGATTGCCGGGTATTTATTGATGCCAGAAGCGAACTTTATGGCGACGCATTATTGATGTCATATACCAGGATAATGAAGGAGCCCGCCATATTGGATAGGATACAGCCCAATATGGGGATAGATTTGGTTGTTTTACCCTGTAATGATTGGCGGACTGCGGGGATGTTTAAATATCTATACAATTCCAAAGATTGGAACCTTGTTTTTTTTGACGGAAATACTTCTGTATTTTTTCCTAAAACCAAAAACCGCAAAACTATAATTGCCAAGAAAGACATTGTCTGTCTTGAAGAATTTGAAATAATGCCCGATAAAGAGCTTGTGGAAGAGGCCAGGGAAAAAGGCTATTATCCCGAATCATATGTCAACCTGGCCCGTTTTTTTTGTCTTACGGGTTTTTACGATAATGCCCTGGATGCTTTGAAATTGGCCCAATATATATGTCCGTATGATCCGTTAATTTATTGCCTGAAGGGTATTGCGCTTGACGGCCTCAACCTGCCAGGGCCCGCTTCTGAAGCAATGCTGGAGGCGGCGCGACTTAAGCCTGCCGACGCGATGATTTTTCAGAATATCGGCATATTTTTTTTAAAGAATAATAATCTTGACCTTGCTGAAGGATGTTTCAGGCTTGGGCTTAGGCTGGAGCCGGATAGCGATGGAATAAAGGAATGCCTTGAAGCTCTAAAGAGGGCCCGGGGCATTTAATGATATCAGCTCCCGGCATGCGCCTTCGCGGCACGCGGTTCTTATGAAGCCGTAAACGGCGCGAAACGGAGCTTGGATAGCGTTAT
This window contains:
- a CDS encoding prepilin-type N-terminal cleavage/methylation domain-containing protein; translation: MLRKKGFTLIEVLIVIIILGILATLAMPQFAGLAKRAYFAEAWTGLSSMRTAMELYKQENGNYAGATVANIPFTTPTGAVFAYSIASVDATNYNLLATGSGKASGLTAWVTEDGDKGNAGA
- a CDS encoding type II secretion system F family protein — translated: MPTYKYYARTRQSESKEGFIDVAGEDELVNALQAQGLVLVDFHKTEKTDKPSLAAVKHVKMHPGVKLDDLITMAKQLQALLGSGITLLRSFEIISLQIQSKRLYDCVESIKADISAGSSLKSALEKHPKVFSNLWVNIVETGEATGQLPFALEQLVTYLESSSSLQRKIKSALVYPMIVLCVAACAVIVFIVKVIPMFAGIYSGFGAQLPAFTQAVFDVCLSIKRYLVFFVVAVILAVFGLRYYASTHEGRRRIDLILLNVFLIGDIIKQVAAVRFASGLNMLIKSGTPILHALDITIETAGNIIVKEMLQVVKENVREGRSMAEPLIKCGIFPEMLAHMVAVGEESGELANMLDSAAKFYGERVDATVVRFATMFEPMLIVVIGAVVGTLIIAMFLPIFGISSAMSS
- a CDS encoding prepilin-type N-terminal cleavage/methylation domain-containing protein, whose amino-acid sequence is MLRKKGFTLIEVLIVIIILGILATLAMPQFAGLAKRAYFAEAWTGLSSMRTAMELYKQENGNYAGATVANIPFTTPTGAVFAYSIASVDATNYNLLATGSGKASGLTAWVTEDGDKGNAGA